A genome region from Paracoccus stylophorae includes the following:
- a CDS encoding urease subunit gamma, producing the protein MLLSIHEQERLMVYTAGKLALERKQRGLKLNLPEATALLTSYLLEGERDGRTVTDLMETGRNVLGREDVMEGVPEMLAQVQVEATFPDGTKLVTVTEPIR; encoded by the coding sequence ATGTTGCTCAGCATACACGAACAGGAACGGCTGATGGTCTATACCGCCGGCAAGCTTGCGCTGGAACGCAAGCAGCGCGGGCTGAAGCTGAACCTGCCCGAGGCGACGGCGCTGCTGACATCCTATCTTCTGGAAGGCGAGCGCGACGGCCGGACGGTGACCGATCTGATGGAAACCGGCCGCAACGTCCTTGGCCGCGAGGACGTGATGGAGGGGGTGCCCGAGATGCTGGCGCAGGTCCAGGTCGAGGCGACGTTTCCCGACGGCACCAAGCTGGTCACCGTGACGGAGCCGATCAGATGA
- a CDS encoding urease subunit beta — protein MIPGEILHGDGDVVINEGAQITTLRVANTSDRPIQIGSHYHFAEVNAALDFDRDAAWGKRLSVLSGGAMRFEPGAVEEVDLIPIRGRRIVAGLRGLCKGGLDDA, from the coding sequence CTGATCCCCGGAGAGATCCTGCACGGCGACGGCGATGTCGTCATCAACGAGGGCGCGCAGATCACCACGCTGCGGGTCGCCAACACCTCGGACCGGCCGATCCAGATCGGCTCGCATTATCACTTTGCCGAGGTGAACGCGGCGCTGGATTTCGACCGCGACGCGGCCTGGGGCAAGCGCCTGTCGGTGCTGTCGGGCGGCGCGATGCGGTTCGAACCGGGCGCCGTGGAAGAGGTCGATCTGATCCCGATCAGGGGTCGCAGAATCGTCGCCGGCCTGCGCGGGCTGTGCAAGGGAGGGCTGGACGATGCTTAG
- a CDS encoding urease subunit alpha — protein sequence MLRVSRSEYVASYGPTTGDRIRLADTCLTIEVEEDRCRGGDEAVFGGGKSIRESMGQSTATRAQGTPDLVITGAVILDHWGVIKADIGIRDGRITALGKAGNPDTMDGIHPDLVIGPSTEVMAGNGLIATAGAIDTHVHFVGPQMLQLALASGVTTVTGGGTGPTEGSKATLATPGAWWMQRMLEGFNPWPVNVLFLGRGNTMSKEAMWEQLRGGVGGFKVHEDWGATPAVIDACLSVAEESGVQVAIHSDTLNEAGFVEDLLRTVAGRTFHAFHTEGAGGGHAPDIISIAGQRNVLPASTNPTRPFTRNTVAEHLDMVMVAHHLNPQVPNDLAFAESRVRATTIAAEDILQDMGAISIMSSDAQAMGRMGETVMRTWQTAHQMKKLRGSAPGDDRADNMRARRYVAKYTICPAVAHGLEREIGSIEVGKKADIVMWQPALFGVRPHTVFTGGMVATAALGDPNASIPTPQPVMPRTGFNVHSPAAGATSVAFVAQAALDDGLAERIDTNRRFVAIQNTRGRTKEDMPENTALPRIEVDPDTYAVRIDGELADHEPADELPMAQRYFLF from the coding sequence ATGCTTAGGGTTTCGCGTTCCGAATACGTGGCCTCCTACGGGCCGACGACGGGCGACCGCATCCGGCTAGCCGATACCTGCCTGACCATCGAGGTCGAAGAGGATCGCTGCCGCGGCGGCGACGAGGCGGTGTTCGGCGGCGGCAAGTCGATCCGCGAATCGATGGGCCAGTCGACCGCGACGCGGGCGCAGGGCACGCCCGATCTGGTCATCACCGGCGCCGTGATCCTGGATCACTGGGGCGTCATCAAGGCCGATATCGGCATCCGCGACGGCCGCATCACCGCATTGGGCAAGGCCGGCAATCCCGACACGATGGACGGCATCCATCCCGATCTGGTGATCGGCCCCTCGACCGAGGTGATGGCCGGCAACGGACTGATCGCGACGGCGGGCGCCATCGACACGCATGTGCATTTCGTCGGCCCGCAGATGCTGCAACTGGCGCTGGCGTCGGGCGTCACCACCGTCACCGGCGGCGGCACCGGCCCCACCGAAGGGTCCAAGGCGACGCTGGCCACCCCCGGCGCCTGGTGGATGCAGCGGATGCTGGAAGGGTTCAATCCGTGGCCGGTCAACGTGCTGTTTCTGGGGCGCGGCAACACCATGTCGAAAGAGGCGATGTGGGAACAGCTGCGCGGCGGCGTCGGCGGCTTCAAGGTGCACGAGGATTGGGGCGCGACCCCGGCGGTGATCGACGCCTGCCTGTCGGTGGCCGAGGAATCGGGCGTGCAGGTGGCGATCCATTCGGACACGCTGAACGAGGCGGGCTTTGTCGAAGATCTGTTGCGGACGGTCGCCGGCCGCACCTTCCACGCCTTCCATACCGAGGGTGCGGGCGGCGGGCACGCGCCCGACATCATCAGCATCGCGGGGCAGCGCAACGTGCTGCCCGCCTCGACCAACCCGACGCGGCCCTTCACGCGCAACACAGTGGCCGAACATCTGGACATGGTGATGGTCGCGCATCACCTGAACCCGCAGGTGCCCAACGATCTGGCCTTCGCCGAAAGCCGGGTCCGCGCCACCACCATCGCGGCCGAGGATATCCTGCAGGACATGGGCGCAATCTCGATCATGTCGTCGGATGCGCAGGCGATGGGACGCATGGGCGAGACCGTGATGCGGACCTGGCAGACCGCCCACCAGATGAAGAAGCTGCGCGGCTCGGCACCCGGCGACGACCGCGCCGACAACATGCGCGCGCGCCGCTATGTGGCCAAATACACGATCTGCCCGGCCGTCGCGCACGGGCTGGAACGCGAGATCGGGTCCATCGAAGTGGGCAAGAAGGCCGATATCGTCATGTGGCAGCCGGCCCTGTTCGGGGTGCGCCCGCATACCGTCTTCACCGGCGGCATGGTGGCGACGGCGGCGCTTGGCGATCCCAACGCCTCGATCCCCACGCCGCAGCCGGTGATGCCGCGGACCGGCTTCAACGTCCACAGCCCCGCCGCCGGCGCGACCAGCGTGGCGTTTGTCGCGCAGGCGGCGCTGGATGACGGGCTGGCCGAGCGGATCGACACCAATCGCCGCTTCGTCGCGATCCAGAACACGCGCGGCCGGACAAAGGAAGACATGCCCGAAAACACCGCCCTGCCCCGGATCGAGGTCGATCCCGACACCTATGCCGTCCGCATCGACGGCGAGCTGGCCGATCACGAACCCGCGGACGAACTGCCGATGGCGCAGCGATATTTCCTGTTCTGA
- a CDS encoding urease accessory protein UreF, with protein MADMGGQAALMLLADGRLPAGGYAHSGGLEPAVASGRVADVAGLEHFLIGRAETAGFIAAVFAAVSCAAALRDALADLALLEAELDARIPSAELRKISRDLGRQLRRAMDSIHPHPHFAALGRAPHQPVVMGVAAAALGLGPRGAALAILHETTAGAAAAAAAAKIMRVDPFHVHAALARATGRLDRLAIAAAGHVDTPPADLPAPGAPLADIAAEHHRNSNVRLFAS; from the coding sequence ATGGCGGATATGGGGGGTCAGGCCGCGCTGATGCTGCTGGCGGACGGGCGGCTGCCGGCGGGCGGCTATGCCCATTCCGGCGGGCTGGAGCCGGCGGTGGCGTCGGGCCGCGTGGCGGATGTGGCCGGGCTGGAACATTTCCTGATCGGGCGCGCCGAGACGGCAGGTTTCATCGCGGCCGTCTTCGCGGCGGTGTCCTGCGCGGCGGCTTTGCGTGACGCGCTGGCCGATCTGGCGCTGCTTGAGGCGGAACTGGACGCGCGCATCCCCTCGGCCGAGCTGCGCAAGATCTCGCGCGATCTGGGGCGGCAGTTGCGGCGCGCGATGGACAGCATCCACCCGCATCCGCATTTCGCGGCCCTGGGCCGGGCGCCGCATCAGCCGGTGGTGATGGGCGTCGCCGCCGCCGCACTTGGGCTTGGCCCGCGCGGCGCGGCGCTGGCCATCCTGCACGAGACGACCGCAGGGGCGGCCGCCGCCGCCGCCGCCGCCAAGATCATGCGGGTCGATCCGTTCCATGTCCACGCCGCTTTGGCCCGCGCGACCGGGCGGCTGGATCGGCTGGCCATTGCGGCGGCCGGCCATGTCGATACCCCGCCTGCCGATCTGCCCGCGCCCGGCGCGCCCCTGGCCGACATCGCGGCCGAACATCACCGGAACAGCAATGTACGACTCTTTGCGTCCTAG
- a CDS encoding urease accessory protein UreD, whose protein sequence is MTARAVLASETDSHRRRSRIATLRSDGPLVLRPCHPKGPEPLVHRDAHVARVALAAGTAGPLGGDDYRLDIHVGAGSTLVLTEISAMLVLPGASGGLSRMTVRATVGPGATFVWWPEPIIAAARCDHRHDVRIALDGTARMILREEVLLGRHGERPGDFTGRLRITRDGVPLYDQQSRVGPSACGWDSAAVLGDAGAFGSVIAVDPGWGDDPPRADPFHRDAALTPLPGPAVAIGAVAPDSLQLRRLLTGGLTRLGPPWAI, encoded by the coding sequence ATGACCGCGCGCGCCGTTCTGGCCAGCGAGACCGATTCGCATCGCCGCCGCAGCCGCATCGCAACCCTGCGTTCCGACGGGCCGCTGGTGCTGCGCCCGTGCCATCCAAAGGGGCCGGAGCCGCTGGTCCATCGCGATGCCCATGTGGCGCGGGTGGCGCTGGCGGCGGGGACGGCGGGTCCGCTTGGCGGCGACGATTACCGGCTGGATATCCATGTGGGCGCGGGCAGCACGCTGGTGCTGACCGAGATTTCGGCGATGCTGGTCCTGCCCGGCGCAAGCGGGGGGCTGTCGCGCATGACGGTCCGCGCCACGGTCGGGCCCGGCGCGACCTTCGTCTGGTGGCCCGAACCGATCATCGCCGCCGCGCGCTGCGATCACCGCCACGATGTGCGCATCGCGCTGGACGGCACCGCGCGCATGATCCTGCGCGAAGAGGTGTTGCTGGGCCGGCACGGCGAACGCCCCGGCGATTTCACCGGCCGCCTGCGCATCACCCGCGACGGTGTGCCGCTGTACGATCAGCAGTCGCGGGTCGGCCCTTCCGCCTGCGGATGGGACAGCGCCGCGGTTCTGGGCGATGCGGGTGCGTTCGGGTCGGTGATCGCGGTCGATCCCGGCTGGGGGGACGATCCGCCCCGCGCCGACCCGTTTCACCGCGACGCCGCGCTGACCCCGCTGCCCGGCCCTGCCGTCGCCATCGGCGCGGTCGCGCCCGACAGCCTGCAACTGCGCCGGCTTCTGACCGGCGGATTGACCCGCCTTGGCCCGCCTTGGGCGATTTGA
- the ureG gene encoding urease accessory protein UreG: MTDKDQNGTRALRLGVAGPVGTGKSSVIATLCRHLRDEFDLGVITNDIYTDEDARFLKSEGVLPEDRIRAVETGACPHTAIRDDVTMNLMAVEDMERDFAPLDIVLVESGGDNLTATFSPALVDAQLFVLDVAGGGDVARKGGPGIARADLLIINKIDLGEYVDVDVAQMVADAEKARDGAPVLALSRKRPETIDRLCDWVRQLHARHARGDHTPVDPGPMAPHHHAHDDGHGQGHHHHGHDHAHHHD; encoded by the coding sequence ATGACGGACAAGGATCAGAACGGAACCCGCGCCCTGCGTCTGGGCGTGGCCGGGCCGGTCGGCACCGGCAAAAGCTCGGTCATTGCGACGCTGTGCCGGCATCTGCGCGACGAGTTCGACCTGGGCGTCATCACCAACGACATCTACACCGACGAGGATGCGCGTTTCCTGAAATCCGAAGGCGTCCTGCCCGAGGACCGCATCCGCGCGGTCGAGACCGGCGCCTGCCCGCACACGGCGATCCGCGACGACGTGACCATGAACCTGATGGCGGTCGAGGATATGGAACGCGATTTCGCGCCGCTGGACATCGTGCTGGTCGAAAGCGGCGGCGACAACCTGACCGCGACGTTTTCGCCCGCACTGGTCGATGCGCAGCTGTTCGTGCTGGACGTGGCCGGTGGCGGCGACGTGGCGCGCAAGGGCGGGCCGGGCATCGCGCGCGCCGATCTGCTGATCATCAACAAGATCGATCTGGGCGAATATGTCGATGTGGACGTGGCGCAGATGGTCGCGGATGCCGAAAAGGCCCGCGACGGCGCGCCGGTCCTGGCGCTGTCGCGCAAGCGGCCCGAAACCATCGACCGCCTGTGCGACTGGGTCCGCCAGCTTCACGCGCGCCATGCGCGCGGCGATCACACCCCGGTCGATCCCGGCCCGATGGCCCCGCATCATCACGCCCATGACGATGGCCACGGGCAGGGCCATCATCACCACGGCCACGATCACGCGCATCACCACGACTGA
- a CDS encoding CHRD domain-containing protein, which translates to MIRQSTAAIAACAMFALPALAEEMKYTADLSGASEVPANESAATGSADVTVDTEAKTVSWTVSVQDLTGEPTAAHIHGPAGEDENAPPVIDMSDSIMEGSADITDEQIGELQDGQYYVNVHTEEYPDGEIRGQLAAAE; encoded by the coding sequence ATGATCAGACAATCCACCGCCGCGATTGCCGCCTGCGCCATGTTCGCGCTGCCGGCCCTAGCGGAAGAGATGAAATACACCGCCGATCTGAGCGGCGCGTCCGAGGTTCCGGCGAATGAAAGCGCCGCGACCGGCAGCGCCGATGTGACCGTCGATACCGAGGCCAAGACGGTGTCGTGGACGGTAAGCGTTCAGGACCTGACCGGAGAGCCGACCGCCGCGCATATCCATGGCCCTGCGGGCGAGGATGAGAATGCGCCGCCGGTCATCGACATGTCCGATTCCATCATGGAAGGCAGCGCCGACATCACCGATGAACAGATCGGCGAATTGCAGGACGGGCAATATTACGTGAACGTCCACACCGAAGAGTATCCGGACGGCGAAATCCGCGGGCAGCTTGCCGCGGCGGAATGA